From a single Fulvivirga ulvae genomic region:
- the ispF gene encoding 2-C-methyl-D-erythritol 2,4-cyclodiphosphate synthase gives MKIRTGFGYDVHQLKEGSEFWLGGIKIAHIKGAVGHSDADVLIHVICDALLGAANMRDIGFHFSDTDPKFKGIDSKILLKEVIQLIRNKGWEVGNIDSTICLQQPKVNPYIPEMKKCLGAVMEIDEEDLSIKATTTEKLGFVGKEEGVAAFATVLITKV, from the coding sequence ATGAAAATAAGGACTGGGTTTGGATATGACGTTCACCAACTAAAGGAAGGATCAGAATTTTGGTTGGGAGGTATTAAAATAGCGCATATTAAAGGAGCAGTTGGACACTCAGATGCAGATGTACTCATCCATGTTATCTGTGATGCCCTATTGGGGGCTGCCAATATGCGTGATATCGGATTTCACTTTTCAGATACCGACCCGAAATTTAAGGGCATAGACAGCAAAATCCTTCTTAAAGAGGTGATACAACTGATCCGTAACAAAGGATGGGAAGTTGGAAACATTGATTCAACTATATGTCTTCAGCAACCAAAGGTCAATCCTTACATTCCGGAAATGAAAAAATGCCTGGGTGCTGTTATGGAAATTGACGAGGAAGATCTTTCCATAAAAGCTACAACCACTGAAAAACTTGGATTTGTAGGGAAGGAAGAAGGAGTAGCTGCTTTTGCCACAGTACTTATTACCAAAGTCTGA
- the ytxJ gene encoding bacillithiol system redox-active protein YtxJ, which produces MNWIQLNSSDDLERIKEESRVNPVMIFKHSTRCSISDMALNRLERSWSDQDMANVKPYYLDLIRNRNVSNEVAEVFDVRHESPQVLIIKNGEVVYNDSHMGINYNAIKDLAKS; this is translated from the coding sequence ATGAATTGGATACAATTGAACAGCAGTGACGATCTTGAAAGGATCAAAGAAGAGTCTCGTGTGAATCCTGTTATGATATTTAAGCACAGTACCCGCTGTTCCATCAGCGATATGGCACTAAATCGACTTGAAAGATCATGGTCGGATCAGGATATGGCCAATGTTAAACCTTACTACCTCGACCTTATCAGAAATAGAAACGTTTCCAATGAAGTAGCCGAGGTTTTTGACGTAAGGCATGAATCACCTCAAGTGCTTATTATCAAGAATGGTGAAGTTGTCTATAATGATTCCCATATGGGGATTAACTACAATGCAATTAAAGATCTTGCTAAAAGTTAA
- a CDS encoding M16 family metallopeptidase has translation MIEFKSFTLENGLRVIVHEDPAVQVAVLNILYDVGSRDEHPEKTGFAHLFEHLMFGGSQNIANYDEALQLAGGENNAFTSTDITNYYMTLPAQNLETGFWLESDRMLSLSFEPRVLEVQRKVVIEEFKQRYLNQPYGDLWLKFRPLVYKKHPYRWPTIGKEISHIENATMDDVKAFFNKHYVPNQAILVVAGKVDFDEVKRLSEKWFGPIPRGYDYRRDLPREPLQQEKRFMEIIAEVPTDALHMAFHIPGKFEDGYHTADLISDILGRGSSSRLYERLVKENEIFSSIGASITGSLDPGLLIINGKVSSGINIERAEEEVQAIIDEFVASGTTEKELEKVKNQAEASHVMSEVEVLNRAMNLAIATLSGDTSLVNEETLKIQQVSVEQINKRAKEILASTNCSVLHYKSKQKEKI, from the coding sequence ATGATAGAATTCAAAAGCTTTACACTCGAAAATGGCCTAAGGGTTATTGTTCATGAAGACCCCGCTGTTCAGGTAGCTGTTTTAAACATTCTCTATGATGTGGGCTCGAGAGACGAACATCCTGAGAAAACCGGATTTGCTCATCTCTTTGAGCACCTTATGTTCGGAGGCTCTCAAAATATCGCAAACTATGACGAAGCGCTGCAGCTTGCCGGTGGTGAAAATAACGCCTTTACAAGTACTGATATCACTAACTATTATATGACATTGCCTGCCCAAAATCTGGAAACAGGGTTTTGGCTGGAATCGGACCGCATGCTGAGCCTGTCCTTTGAGCCTAGAGTACTGGAGGTTCAACGCAAAGTAGTTATTGAAGAGTTTAAACAGCGATACCTTAACCAGCCCTATGGCGATTTATGGTTGAAATTCAGGCCTTTGGTATACAAAAAGCATCCCTACCGGTGGCCTACTATCGGAAAAGAGATAAGCCATATTGAAAATGCCACAATGGATGATGTTAAGGCTTTCTTCAACAAGCACTATGTACCTAACCAAGCTATTCTGGTTGTTGCCGGAAAAGTAGATTTTGACGAGGTGAAGCGCTTATCTGAAAAATGGTTTGGCCCTATTCCGCGGGGTTACGATTACAGAAGAGACTTACCCCGGGAGCCACTGCAACAGGAAAAGCGCTTTATGGAAATTATAGCTGAAGTTCCCACCGATGCCCTTCATATGGCATTTCACATTCCAGGCAAGTTTGAGGACGGCTACCACACTGCTGACCTTATCAGCGACATTCTTGGCAGAGGATCATCATCGCGCCTTTATGAAAGACTGGTTAAAGAAAATGAGATTTTCAGTTCAATTGGTGCATCTATTACTGGCTCACTCGATCCTGGTCTTCTCATTATAAATGGAAAAGTCTCTTCGGGCATTAATATTGAAAGGGCGGAAGAGGAAGTCCAAGCTATTATAGACGAATTCGTAGCTTCCGGCACTACGGAAAAAGAGCTTGAAAAAGTCAAAAACCAGGCGGAAGCCAGCCACGTGATGTCTGAGGTTGAGGTCTTGAACAGGGCCATGAACCTTGCCATAGCTACTCTCTCTGGTGATACCAGTCTGGTGAATGAAGAAACTTTGAAAATCCAACAAGTCAGTGTGGAGCAAATTAATAAAAGAGCAAAGGAAATACTTGCATCTACAAACTGCTCTGTACTTCATTATAAATCAAAGCAAAAAGAAAAGATATAA
- the mnmD gene encoding tRNA (5-methylaminomethyl-2-thiouridine)(34)-methyltransferase MnmD translates to MAMEAENNENKIRLITTDDGSHSLYVPKLNETYHSFHGAVQESRHVFIEMGLKHRMSQGLKAIHIFEVGLGTGLNALLTAEFAIKYQVHIHFTSIEAFPVDYDLVKQLNYTSYLEAPEARSWFEAIHNAPWHNDIAIHPFFTLHKIQSKLEEHEIPVSTFDVIYFDAFAPNKQAELWDLKILSLIAQSMEPLGVFVTYCAKGQLKRDLQSLYLKVETLKGPPGKKEMVRATK, encoded by the coding sequence ATGGCAATGGAAGCCGAAAATAATGAGAACAAAATAAGGCTCATTACCACTGATGATGGATCCCATTCTTTGTATGTTCCTAAACTCAATGAGACCTATCACTCCTTTCACGGAGCCGTACAAGAGTCCCGGCATGTTTTCATTGAAATGGGGTTAAAACACCGAATGAGTCAGGGACTTAAAGCTATCCATATTTTTGAGGTAGGGCTTGGTACAGGATTAAATGCATTGTTAACTGCCGAGTTTGCCATTAAATACCAGGTCCATATCCATTTTACGTCTATTGAAGCTTTCCCTGTTGATTATGATTTGGTCAAACAACTTAACTACACTAGCTATCTCGAGGCACCCGAGGCCAGGTCATGGTTTGAGGCCATTCACAATGCCCCATGGCATAATGACATTGCCATCCACCCCTTTTTTACTCTTCACAAGATACAGAGTAAGCTCGAAGAACATGAAATACCTGTTAGCACCTTTGATGTTATTTACTTTGATGCCTTTGCTCCTAATAAACAAGCAGAACTTTGGGACTTAAAGATCTTGTCTCTTATAGCCCAATCTATGGAACCTCTGGGCGTTTTTGTTACTTATTGCGCTAAAGGTCAGTTAAAAAGAGACCTACAGTCGCTTTATTTAAAAGTTGAAACTCTGAAAGGCCCTCCTGGTAAGAAGGAAATGGTACGCGCCACCAAATAA
- a CDS encoding alpha-ketoacid dehydrogenase subunit alpha/beta, translated as MHFDRKNYSDKILKELYEALLRPRMIEEKMLILLRQGKISKWFSGIGQEAISIGAAKALANDEYILPMHRNLGVFTSRDVPYNRLFAQFQGKLSGFTNGRDRSFHFGTNDYHIVGMISHLGPQLAVADGIALANQLTKQKKATLVFTGDGGASEGDFHEALNVAAVWDLPVIFVIENNGYGLSTPSNEQFRFKSFIDKGPGYGIDAVKVDGNNVLEVYDTIKQLAENLRRNPHPVIVEAMTFRMRGHEEASGTKYVPKELMDKWAKKDPLDNYEQYLLKEKVITEADIKKYRKAIQKNIDSGLEMAYAEDTPVATTERELSDMYAPFTQEVILPLAEAKSTKRYVDAISDGLRQSLEKYPELIVMGQDIAEYGGVFKITEGFVDTFGKERIRNTPLCESAIIGIGLGMSIKKQKSVVEMQFADFVTCGFNQIVNNLAKSHYRWGQNADVVVRMPTGAGVAAGPFHSQSNEAWFFHTPGLKIVYPSNPADAKGLLCAAIEDPNPVIYFEHKLLYRSLSEDIHDDYYTIEIGKANLVEEGTDLSIITYGMGVHWAKEVMQTLPELSADILDLRSLLPWDKAAVEATVKKTNRVLILHEDCMTGGIGGEISAWISENCFRYLDAPVLREASLDTAVPFSPTLEQNFLPKGRLKQKIKDLVEF; from the coding sequence ATGCACTTTGACAGGAAGAATTATTCTGATAAAATTTTAAAAGAGCTTTATGAAGCTTTATTGAGGCCTCGAATGATAGAAGAAAAGATGCTGATCCTTCTCAGACAGGGCAAAATTAGCAAATGGTTTTCGGGAATTGGACAGGAAGCCATTTCGATAGGCGCTGCCAAAGCTCTTGCAAATGATGAATACATTCTCCCTATGCACCGTAACCTGGGCGTTTTTACTTCAAGAGATGTTCCATATAACCGTCTTTTTGCCCAGTTTCAAGGGAAGCTGTCCGGATTTACCAATGGCCGGGATCGCTCTTTTCATTTTGGAACCAATGATTATCATATCGTAGGAATGATCTCTCATTTAGGCCCGCAACTGGCGGTTGCTGATGGCATTGCCCTGGCAAACCAACTTACAAAACAGAAAAAAGCAACCTTGGTTTTTACCGGAGATGGAGGGGCGAGTGAAGGCGATTTTCATGAGGCACTTAACGTAGCCGCTGTTTGGGACCTGCCTGTTATTTTTGTTATAGAAAATAATGGATACGGATTGTCGACACCCAGCAACGAGCAGTTCAGGTTTAAGAGCTTTATAGATAAAGGGCCAGGGTATGGCATTGATGCCGTAAAGGTTGATGGCAATAATGTGTTAGAGGTTTATGATACCATCAAACAATTAGCTGAGAATTTACGAAGAAATCCCCATCCCGTAATTGTAGAAGCTATGACCTTTAGAATGAGAGGACATGAGGAGGCCTCCGGAACAAAATATGTTCCTAAAGAATTGATGGATAAGTGGGCCAAGAAAGACCCTCTTGATAATTATGAGCAGTATCTCCTCAAAGAAAAGGTGATCACTGAAGCTGACATCAAAAAGTACAGGAAAGCCATACAAAAAAATATCGATAGCGGGCTGGAAATGGCTTACGCCGAAGATACTCCGGTGGCCACTACTGAGCGGGAGCTTTCAGACATGTATGCCCCTTTCACCCAGGAAGTAATACTACCATTAGCTGAGGCAAAAAGCACAAAGCGATATGTTGATGCTATTTCTGATGGCCTCAGGCAGAGTCTGGAGAAATATCCTGAGCTGATTGTTATGGGGCAGGATATAGCTGAATATGGAGGTGTATTTAAAATAACAGAGGGTTTTGTAGACACATTTGGAAAGGAAAGAATCCGGAATACACCGCTATGCGAGTCCGCTATAATAGGCATTGGCCTGGGTATGTCCATTAAAAAGCAAAAATCTGTTGTAGAGATGCAGTTTGCTGATTTTGTTACTTGCGGCTTTAACCAAATTGTTAATAATCTTGCTAAATCGCATTACCGCTGGGGGCAGAATGCTGATGTTGTGGTGCGCATGCCTACTGGTGCCGGTGTTGCTGCAGGGCCTTTTCACAGCCAGTCTAATGAAGCCTGGTTTTTCCATACTCCGGGACTGAAAATAGTTTACCCTTCAAACCCGGCAGATGCCAAGGGCTTGCTATGTGCCGCTATTGAAGACCCTAACCCCGTTATCTACTTTGAGCATAAGCTTTTGTACAGGTCTCTTAGCGAAGATATTCATGATGACTACTATACAATTGAAATTGGTAAGGCCAATCTGGTAGAGGAGGGTACGGACCTTTCTATCATTACCTATGGTATGGGCGTACACTGGGCAAAAGAGGTAATGCAAACTTTGCCTGAGCTTTCTGCTGATATTCTGGATCTGAGGTCGCTATTGCCATGGGATAAAGCAGCGGTAGAGGCTACTGTAAAGAAAACCAACCGTGTGCTAATCTTGCATGAGGACTGCATGACCGGAGGAATTGGTGGTGAAATTAGTGCATGGATAAGTGAAAATTGTTTCCGTTATCTTGATGCCCCTGTTTTAAGAGAAGCTAGCTTAGATACGGCAGTTCCGTTTTCTCCGACCCTCGAACAAAATTTTTTACCAAAGGGCAGGCTAAAGCAAAAAATTAAGGATTTGGTGGAATTTTAA
- the lipA gene encoding lipoyl synthase, with product MIELPVISEGEEKKKRKPDWLRVKLPIGKEYAKVRKLVDNHKLHTICESGNCPNMGECWGAGTATFMILGNVCTRSCTFCAVATGRPPEYDTEEPKRVAEAIKLMGVKHAVITSVNRDELKDRGAEIWYQTVIETKKLSPETTIETLIPDVKGNWDALYRMIEGGQEVVSHNVETVERLYRRVRPQAKYHRSLEQIKLTNEAGKRTKSGIMLGVGETTDEVHKAMDDLAEHGLHILTLGQYLQPTKRHLEVAEFIHPDQFDAYREEGLKRGLKYVESGPLVRSSYHAERHVNVPI from the coding sequence ATGATAGAACTTCCGGTAATTTCAGAAGGAGAAGAAAAGAAAAAGCGTAAGCCAGATTGGTTAAGGGTAAAACTGCCAATAGGTAAGGAGTATGCTAAGGTTAGAAAGCTGGTTGATAACCATAAGCTCCACACTATCTGTGAGAGTGGGAATTGTCCTAATATGGGTGAATGCTGGGGAGCGGGTACTGCCACATTTATGATACTCGGCAATGTTTGCACACGAAGCTGTACTTTCTGTGCTGTTGCCACCGGTCGTCCGCCAGAGTATGATACCGAAGAACCAAAAAGGGTTGCTGAAGCTATCAAACTCATGGGGGTAAAACACGCTGTTATAACTTCCGTGAATCGGGATGAACTTAAGGATCGGGGTGCTGAAATTTGGTATCAGACTGTAATCGAAACCAAAAAGCTAAGTCCGGAAACCACTATAGAAACGCTCATTCCTGATGTCAAAGGCAATTGGGATGCTCTTTACCGCATGATTGAAGGAGGACAAGAGGTTGTGTCGCACAACGTTGAAACCGTAGAACGTTTATATCGTAGAGTTAGGCCTCAGGCGAAGTATCATAGAAGTCTTGAACAAATAAAATTGACAAATGAAGCCGGCAAACGTACCAAGTCAGGCATAATGTTGGGTGTAGGTGAAACCACAGATGAAGTACATAAAGCTATGGATGACCTTGCAGAACACGGGTTGCACATTCTAACACTAGGGCAATATTTGCAGCCGACTAAAAGGCACCTTGAAGTTGCTGAATTTATCCACCCGGATCAGTTTGACGCCTATCGTGAAGAAGGATTGAAGAGAGGTTTGAAATATGTTGAGTCCGGTCCGTTGGTTAGATCTTCCTATCATGCAGAACGTCACGTAAACGTTCCTATATAA
- a CDS encoding OsmC family protein, with translation MHSMTTEYLGDLRTTAVHLKSNNKIITDAPVDNNGKGEAFSPTDLVSSALSSCMMTLMGITASREGVDLTGLRANVTKVMGANPRKIAEIKVDFSIDNLNATDIQKEKLKRAALTCPVALSLSESIRQNVTFNF, from the coding sequence ATGCACTCGATGACCACCGAATATCTGGGAGACCTACGCACAACTGCCGTACATTTAAAATCAAATAATAAAATTATAACTGATGCACCTGTTGATAATAACGGCAAAGGTGAAGCATTTTCGCCCACTGACCTGGTAAGTTCGGCTTTGAGCAGTTGTATGATGACGCTCATGGGAATAACTGCAAGCAGGGAAGGCGTAGATCTTACCGGCCTCAGGGCCAATGTTACCAAGGTAATGGGTGCTAACCCCAGAAAAATTGCTGAAATCAAAGTTGACTTCAGCATAGACAATTTAAATGCTACTGATATTCAAAAGGAAAAGCTTAAACGCGCTGCATTAACATGCCCCGTAGCCCTTAGCCTCTCGGAAAGCATCAGGCAAAATGTCACTTTTAACTTTTAG